GCTACTTGAACATTCTTATAAGGAGATAAATGGCGTGTTACCACATAAATTGTTAGGCGTAATATTTGACTTAGATAATACCTTGGTTTCTTCAAACTTAAACTTCGACGATATTCGCACAGCATTAAGGTGCCCGAAAAATATCGACGTACTCGATTTTGTAGATACCTTACCAAAAAAGCAGCAAATATTAGCCAATAATTTATTAGTTGAATTTGAACTTAATGACGCGCTAAATACAAAAAAGTTACTCGGTACTGGTGAACTTATTGAGCTATTGTCTCGGTTAGGTATTCCTTGTGCTATTGTCACGCGTAATTGTCGAGAAGCCGCATTAATAAAAATTCAGCGTAACAATATTGACATTGAATTGCTTTTTACAAGAGCGGACCACAAAGCCAAACCCGCACCAGACGCCTTATTACACTTAGCTAAACTATGGGCACTGCCCGTTGAAAACTTATTATATGTTGGCGATTACTTATATGACCTACAAGCGGCTGAAAATGCTCATACTATGTCATGCTTAGTCACACATCTTGAAGTGGTTGAATATGCCAGTATGGCGACAATTGTGGTGAATGAGCTTACCGAGTTAAGCCATAGTATTGAGTTAACCTTTGCCCGTGAAACTACTTGTGACTCAGCCTAAAACTCATCACGCGGCGAAAATTAATCCCGCTTTAATATCTAAGTAAGCATGATGCGCTTTATTGCTTTAATTATATTTTTTACTTTGTGTACCTTTTTTGGTTTAGTAAAAATTTATAGCAATAAGCCATTTACGCTGAATAGCTCGGAACTGATAGCGAGCAAAAAAGAGCATATACCTATGATTGACTTTACTAAGCAAAATTTATCACAGCTAGGCCTTTTGGAACCACAAGACATTGAAAGCTGGCGTATTACAAATGATGGCGTTATGGGAGGTCAATCTCAAGGGAGCTTTTCATTGCAAGCAAGTCATGCTCTTTTTGCAGGTCATATTTCGCTAGAAAATAATGGCGGGTTTAGTTCAGTCTTTCGTTCGATTAAATCGTTAAACAAAGGCTTTGAAAAGGTGTCTATTAATATTAAAGGTGATGGGCTTACTTATCAATTAAGAATGAGCGTAAAGCTTGATGGTTATCGTTTAGCGTATAAACACAATTTTACTACAGTTGCTGGCCAACAAAAGCAGTTAACGTTTTTGTTAGCAGACTTTCAAGCCTCATTTCGGGGGCGCAACATTCCTAATGCACCAGTACTGTTATCAGAAAACATTATAGAAGTGGGATTTTTAGTGAGTAGTAAAGTCGCTGGTGCTTTTTCATTAGCCATTTCAAGTGTAAACTTTAAATAGCGAGTGCTGTTTGGTAAAGCTTCGTAATGGTTGTGATAATTAAGTCGCTAACCTAGCTACTTAATTATCAAATAGTAAGCCTTTGACTACCAGTTAATCGTTTCACCTTGCCAATCAAGATAACTTGGGCTCTGGTCTATTGGGGTGTTTTCAACAATATCTAATAGCTGCTTAGCGACAAACTCTGTACTAAAAAGCTTATTTTCCGGAACATTTTTTTGAAACGGTTTCGATAATGGCGTATCGGTTGTACCTGGGTGAAAAGCAATAAGTTTTATATTTTTAGCTCTGCGAGCTAGCTCTATCGCTGCGGTTTTTATCATCATGTTTAAAGCCGCTTTTGATGCGCGATAACTATACCAACCACCTAAGCGGTTGTCGCTTATACTGCCTACTCTAGCGCTAAATAGCACGAATGTGCAGGGTGACTTCCCTGTCAATAATGGAGTTAACTTTTGTATCCATAACATCGGCGTTAAAGTGTTTGATGTCATTACTTGAATGAAAGATTGAGCATCAAAGTCTTCTAAGCGTTTTTCCGGTTTAATGGTGTCGTTGTGGAGTATACCGTTACAAACAAATACGCGGGTTATTGGTGCTTGGTTATGTTGTGCTAATTGCGTTATAGCGTGATCAATTGACTGTGGTTGATAATCTTCAACCCTAATTTTAGTCACCTGTGATGAATTGGTTACACTCGTTTGCAAGTCAGCATGTTTGAAATTACGGCTTATCAGCAGTAAACCTGTATTTTTATCAGTTTGTACTTGCTTAGCGATAGCCATACCAATATCGCTACTTGCGCCGATGATCAGTGTTTGTTGGGTTGTCATAGCATGTTCCTGATGTGCAGTGAGTGGTTTTAATGTTAAATATTTTTGCGAGCAGCGCTGAAATTGGATGACGATATTTCGCTAAACCCAAATATATCCAGTGGCTGATGGTTTTAATTATTGGCCAATTTAATGGCGCTACCCAAAAGCCTTTACCCACTAAAGTCCAAGCTCTATGGGTTACTTCAAGTCCCAGTAGCAACTGTGACTTATAATGCCCATGCAATATTTTCATGGCATCATCAAAGCAAACACTCGGGTAGCGTGCAGAAAAATCATCTTGATGTATATCGACCAAGCTAATTCTGTTGTCTGTATCATGCTTTTTAAGGTGTGCCATTTCTGTCGCGCACATTGGGCAATTACCATCATAAAAAATTGTTAACATCAACATGCCTCACAGAGGTTTAAGTGTATTTGAGTTTGCCTTTTATTCACCGTTAAGAGGAATGCTTTTGGGCAATACCCCAGGTTTAGCGTAACTCAAACGTGAAAGTCTTTTACTGGTGTGGTAACTGTCAAGGCCTGAAACCATAACGGTATTCAATGACTCAATATCAATGTAACCATCATCTTTAATCGCTGATTTTTGGCATAAAATATCGGTAATTTCACCAATAACTAATACCGTATTATTAAGCGTGATAGGGACTATTGATTTTAATGCCAGGGCATACTTTAGCTGACTCTCTTTAACAAAAGGTGCATCTATACCTGCGATTAACTCTGCGGTTAGGCCGGTTTGTTTAAATTCGCATTCTTCATCATCATAACGGGCTGATGTTTGATGGGCTGCTTGCCAAAAGCTCTCACTCACTTGATTGATGGTATATTGTTGAGTCAGTTTAATATTTTTTAACGTATGTCGATCAACACTGTCTGGACGTGAAATAAAACCCACTAAAGCAGGTGAAGCACCTAAATGAAATACAGAGCTAAACATCGCTAAGTTGTGTGTGCTGCTCTGGCTACTCGTCCCAATAAGGTTGGCACTTTTAAAACCAGACAAGCTATTAATAATTTGCGCTCTATAACGAGGAGCCATTGAAGTCATTTCGTCTTTATTTATATATTTCATTTAAGTTATGTTTGGTAAGCCATATCTATTATTCAATACGACAAGCATCGGGTTTACGATCACCTTATTTTAAATGAACCTGCAATAATGAAGATTGCTAGGTTAGCTAATCGTTTTGCTATTTAGTTGAAAAAAGCCTTTTTTATTTGTGCAATAACAAAGTGCATAAAGAAGTAAATCACAACCGAGGCTAAGGCTATTACAGCAGCAAAAACAGATGACAATACCGCGCCAAAAGTAATGTTCATACTAAGAATAAAGCCTAATACGTATTGCGCTTGATAAACTTTAAAAAATAGCGCAAAAACGAGTATCGCAGGAAATAAAACCGCAGAAATATCGCTATACCCTTTAATAAACATTAATGACAATATTACGCCATAACCAAAGGCTATAAAAAAACTGAATACCACCTGTTTACAAATTAATGAGTTTTGCTCAGCAGGTGCTTTTCGTATTCTATTTTCAATTCGGATCATAGCTAACCAAGTAAAAAATGGTAACAAAATTCCGCCCCAGCCATTTGATATTTCTGGCATGTCAGCACGCTGAAGAAAATAATGACTTGGCACGCCCAAGTGAAAATATTGCCAAATTAGCATTGTCCAAATAGTGAATGTTATAAAGCCAACCAAGTACCATTTAATTACACGGAGTTGTTTCTCGTTCATGCATAGATCTTATTTCATTGATGTTATTGTTAAATAATAGCAATGATTACGGTAACGTTTTTCTCTGTCAGCACAACGTTGAATTTAACAATGTTGAGCTGAAGCAAATAAGTCAACGATTGCATTTATCATGGCGTGGTGAGACTACTTTCTTAATTAAGCGGATTAATAAAAGCAGATTGATAAATGTGGATGGATAAAGTGAGTGTGACCTCATAGCCACAAAATTTAATGTATTCGACTTTAAAGATGTTAATTCACTCTAGTGGTGAGTATAGAAAATACAGAGATTGCGTAAATCTTGGGGATACTTTTTGCAGTGAAAATTTTAGTTTTTGAATGATTTATTAAAGATATTTTTTTAACGTTAAAGTTTAACAGAGACTTTAACGTAAATTAAAAAGCAGATTAAAAGATAACTGCTAATATTATTGTTTAATGACTGCCGTAATTCAATTAATTAAGATTTGATGCTGAATTAATAGGATATATCATTAAACGTGCATATAATATCTATTGATAATGCATGGGTAAAAAAGGAGATTTAAGCTTTGCATGAAAAAAAACCACTAGCACCTGCTGTTTTAGTGCTTGCCATTACTGGTATTGTAATTTGCTACTTTATTGTAGAAGGTTTTACAAACCAAGAAAAATACCCCATCACTATTGCTGTTTCTAAAACGCCGCTTTCTACGCCTTTTTATGTTGCCAATGCTATAAATGCGTTTGAAAATACTTGTGTTGATGTGACGTTTGATCAGGTGATGGGAGGACAAGTATCTTTTGAAAAAGTTATGAATGGTGAGGTTGATTTTGGCACAAGTTCAGATTCTGTCATTGCTTTTCAAAGCTTAACGTCGCAGCAATTTGTCACCCACGCTATGTTCGTACAGTCGGATAATGATGTGAAATTAATTACTCATGCTGTTGATGAAATTGAGTCCATGTCAGCGTTAAAAGGGAAGCGAATAGGAGTTACTAGAGGCACATCTAGCGAATATATCTTAAGCACTTTATTGGCTATTGAAGGGCTAACGATGAATGATGTCAAGTTGCATCATTATAAACCTGAAGAATTGCTCTATGGCTTTAATCAGGGGGAAGTTGACGCTATTCTTCCATGGGAACCCTTTGCCTTTGAAGCGATGCAACTATTGAATGAAAAAGTAAAAATTCACGATACTAAAAGTTTAAGCACCTTGAGCTTTAACCTGATCTCTAAAACCGCAGACAGCGAGCT
The Colwellia sp. Arc7-D genome window above contains:
- a CDS encoding HAD-IA family hydrolase, producing the protein MLPHKLLGVIFDLDNTLVSSNLNFDDIRTALRCPKNIDVLDFVDTLPKKQQILANNLLVEFELNDALNTKKLLGTGELIELLSRLGIPCAIVTRNCREAALIKIQRNNIDIELLFTRADHKAKPAPDALLHLAKLWALPVENLLYVGDYLYDLQAAENAHTMSCLVTHLEVVEYASMATIVVNELTELSHSIELTFARETTCDSA
- a CDS encoding CIA30 family protein; its protein translation is MIDFTKQNLSQLGLLEPQDIESWRITNDGVMGGQSQGSFSLQASHALFAGHISLENNGGFSSVFRSIKSLNKGFEKVSINIKGDGLTYQLRMSVKLDGYRLAYKHNFTTVAGQQKQLTFLLADFQASFRGRNIPNAPVLLSENIIEVGFLVSSKVAGAFSLAISSVNFK
- a CDS encoding SDR family NAD(P)-dependent oxidoreductase — translated: MTTQQTLIIGASSDIGMAIAKQVQTDKNTGLLLISRNFKHADLQTSVTNSSQVTKIRVEDYQPQSIDHAITQLAQHNQAPITRVFVCNGILHNDTIKPEKRLEDFDAQSFIQVMTSNTLTPMLWIQKLTPLLTGKSPCTFVLFSARVGSISDNRLGGWYSYRASKAALNMMIKTAAIELARRAKNIKLIAFHPGTTDTPLSKPFQKNVPENKLFSTEFVAKQLLDIVENTPIDQSPSYLDWQGETINW
- a CDS encoding DUF393 domain-containing protein; the protein is MLTIFYDGNCPMCATEMAHLKKHDTDNRISLVDIHQDDFSARYPSVCFDDAMKILHGHYKSQLLLGLEVTHRAWTLVGKGFWVAPLNWPIIKTISHWIYLGLAKYRHPISALLAKIFNIKTTHCTSGTCYDNPTNTDHRRK
- a CDS encoding flavin reductase — translated: MKYINKDEMTSMAPRYRAQIINSLSGFKSANLIGTSSQSSTHNLAMFSSVFHLGASPALVGFISRPDSVDRHTLKNIKLTQQYTINQVSESFWQAAHQTSARYDDEECEFKQTGLTAELIAGIDAPFVKESQLKYALALKSIVPITLNNTVLVIGEITDILCQKSAIKDDGYIDIESLNTVMVSGLDSYHTSKRLSRLSYAKPGVLPKSIPLNGE
- a CDS encoding ABC transporter substrate-binding protein, whose amino-acid sequence is MHEKKPLAPAVLVLAITGIVICYFIVEGFTNQEKYPITIAVSKTPLSTPFYVANAINAFENTCVDVTFDQVMGGQVSFEKVMNGEVDFGTSSDSVIAFQSLTSQQFVTHAMFVQSDNDVKLITHAVDEIESMSALKGKRIGVTRGTSSEYILSTLLAIEGLTMNDVKLHHYKPEELLYGFNQGEVDAILPWEPFAFEAMQLLNEKVKIHDTKSLSTLSFNLISKTADSELLEKAQCVIEGLNIAIDYIASNPETAKKIVIAELDVDPEFIAWVWSDYIFKLGLNHSLMLNINSQAIWAMEAQLGGFDHIHNTDRIVDSRALTKVSPGSVNLSM